A window of Fodinibius salinus contains these coding sequences:
- the dacB gene encoding D-alanyl-D-alanine carboxypeptidase/D-alanyl-D-alanine endopeptidase yields MGKKTLLWFVVISFSFGGFSFPVSGQDINEQSAYQYIKKSRANDAFWSITVCDSTGTILESYNSRKLMRPASNLKLLTSAAILDQLGPDFTFTTTVYGIGHKSGNTWKGDIIIRGSGDPSISGTFYNEDRFHVFDKFYTALDSMGIRKIEGNLIGNDAFFDQQPYPKNWSWQDLSFYYGVEISALSFNNNAVDLRVYADGEIGSTPRIEWFPFDTDYVTFENEQVITPPGTEYDEFYRRVLGTNTILLRSKLPQNYVEKESLSIKNAPRFFLDTFKQYLEDGGIEVAGGIIVDSQNTDWKSDKYQPLVKHQSVPLKKMITQINKESSNFYTEMLLKTMAAVEFDAPGSTDLGLHLVEDFAASMKMDTTKIELTDGSGMAASTLLKPLDLSQMMVAMSDHPHFDVYKNSLSLAGIDGSLKKRFSDSPVQGKLYGKTGYLSGVRSLSGYLDTSSGQTVAFTIATNNYTQKTSYIDTVQQQIVQHIYQKY; encoded by the coding sequence ATGGGAAAAAAGACTCTTCTTTGGTTTGTAGTGATATCTTTTTCTTTTGGCGGATTTTCATTCCCGGTAAGCGGTCAGGATATCAACGAACAATCCGCCTATCAGTATATCAAAAAAAGCCGTGCAAATGATGCTTTTTGGTCGATAACTGTTTGTGATAGCACTGGTACTATTCTTGAAAGTTATAATAGTCGTAAACTAATGCGTCCGGCATCAAACCTTAAATTGCTTACCTCGGCTGCTATTCTGGACCAGCTTGGACCTGACTTTACATTTACAACTACTGTTTATGGTATTGGTCACAAATCAGGAAATACCTGGAAAGGAGATATCATTATTCGAGGATCTGGCGACCCCTCTATCAGCGGTACTTTTTATAACGAAGACCGGTTTCACGTTTTTGATAAATTTTATACCGCGCTCGATTCTATGGGTATTCGCAAAATTGAGGGAAACCTGATTGGCAATGATGCATTTTTCGATCAGCAACCATATCCCAAGAACTGGAGCTGGCAAGATCTTTCTTTTTATTATGGCGTTGAGATAAGTGCTTTGTCTTTTAATAACAATGCCGTTGATCTGCGCGTATATGCCGATGGTGAGATAGGGAGTACTCCAAGAATTGAGTGGTTTCCTTTTGATACCGACTATGTAACCTTTGAAAATGAACAGGTTATTACGCCGCCTGGTACTGAATATGATGAATTTTATAGGCGTGTACTGGGCACAAATACGATTCTATTGCGTAGTAAACTCCCCCAGAATTATGTAGAAAAAGAATCTCTTTCGATTAAAAATGCTCCTCGTTTTTTTCTGGATACTTTTAAACAGTATTTGGAAGATGGTGGTATTGAAGTTGCCGGGGGCATTATTGTAGATAGCCAAAATACCGATTGGAAGTCTGATAAATATCAGCCGCTGGTAAAACATCAGTCGGTTCCGTTGAAAAAAATGATAACACAGATAAATAAGGAAAGCAGTAATTTTTATACTGAAATGCTGCTTAAAACGATGGCAGCCGTTGAGTTTGATGCTCCTGGAAGTACAGATCTGGGCTTACATCTGGTAGAAGATTTTGCAGCATCCATGAAAATGGACACCACAAAAATTGAGTTAACTGATGGGTCGGGTATGGCAGCATCTACGCTGTTAAAGCCTCTTGATTTAAGCCAGATGATGGTTGCTATGAGTGATCATCCGCATTTTGATGTATATAAAAACAGTTTATCCCTCGCTGGTATTGATGGATCACTTAAAAAACGATTTTCCGACTCACCTGTTCAGGGTAAATTGTATGGCAAAACTGGATATTTGTCGGGGGTTCGTTCGCTGAGTGGGTATTTGGATACCTCCTCCGGACAAACGGTCGCGTTTACCATAGCCACAAATAATTATACCCAAAAGACTTCATACATTGATACCGTACAACAGCAAATTGTGCAGCACATTTATCAAAAATATTAG
- a CDS encoding sigma-54-dependent transcriptional regulator, with product MSDVTPTILVVDDEKSIRNSLRDILEFEDYSVVEASNGQKVFELLEDSIDVDLMLLDIKMKGMDGMEILTKLREQKYSFPVIMISGHGNIEIAVKATKKGAFDFIEKPPDLNRLLVSVRNALDQHRLSKENQSMKSRLPEVPEIIGESKAIQQIKSAIEKVAKTSSRVMVTGENGTGKELVARWIHKKSSRYSNPFVEVNCAAIPADLLESELFGHEEGAFTGASSQRIGKFEQADGGTLFLDEVGDMSMDAQAKVLRALEENAIIRVGGTQKISVDVRVISATNKKLLEEIEEGNFREDLYHRLNVIPIEVPPLRERREDISLLADSWLDHLAQKDIVFSGISFTEEALNELKTKQWSGNVRELQNAIERLGLLVDGSKITKKDVQDLTFTGNRGDEGIDNLVNEISEFKDFKESAERLFLIQKLEDHDWNISKTAKAIDIQRSHMYTKMKKYDINR from the coding sequence ATGTCAGACGTTACGCCCACAATTTTAGTTGTTGATGATGAAAAAAGCATCCGTAACTCTCTGCGTGATATTTTGGAGTTTGAAGACTATAGTGTAGTTGAAGCCTCCAATGGGCAGAAGGTATTTGAGTTGCTGGAAGATAGTATTGATGTGGACTTAATGCTCTTGGATATCAAGATGAAGGGCATGGACGGGATGGAGATTCTTACTAAACTGCGGGAGCAGAAGTACAGTTTCCCGGTGATTATGATTTCCGGGCATGGTAATATTGAAATTGCCGTTAAAGCCACGAAGAAGGGGGCGTTCGATTTTATTGAAAAGCCGCCGGATTTAAATCGCTTGCTGGTGAGTGTACGCAATGCTCTAGATCAGCACCGCCTGTCCAAAGAAAACCAATCGATGAAATCGCGCCTGCCAGAAGTGCCCGAGATTATTGGTGAAAGTAAGGCCATTCAACAGATTAAATCGGCGATCGAAAAGGTGGCAAAGACCAGTTCTCGTGTAATGGTAACGGGTGAAAATGGGACGGGAAAAGAGCTTGTAGCCCGTTGGATTCATAAAAAAAGCAGCCGCTACAGTAATCCGTTTGTAGAAGTCAATTGCGCTGCTATTCCTGCCGATTTGCTTGAGAGTGAGCTTTTTGGTCACGAAGAAGGTGCTTTTACGGGAGCTAGCAGTCAACGTATAGGTAAGTTTGAACAGGCTGATGGCGGTACGCTCTTTTTGGATGAGGTAGGTGATATGAGTATGGATGCACAGGCAAAAGTGCTGCGTGCACTGGAGGAAAATGCTATTATACGTGTTGGAGGCACACAAAAAATTTCAGTGGATGTCCGCGTTATTTCTGCAACAAACAAAAAATTGCTTGAGGAGATTGAAGAAGGCAATTTTAGGGAAGATTTGTACCATCGCCTAAATGTAATCCCTATCGAGGTGCCGCCATTGAGAGAGCGGCGCGAAGATATTTCGTTACTGGCAGATTCTTGGCTGGACCATCTTGCTCAAAAAGATATTGTGTTTTCAGGAATTTCTTTCACCGAAGAAGCTCTTAACGAGCTTAAAACGAAGCAATGGTCGGGCAATGTGAGAGAATTACAAAATGCGATAGAGCGATTGGGATTGCTGGTCGATGGTTCGAAAATCACCAAAAAAGATGTGCAAGATTTAACGTTTACTGGTAACCGAGGTGACGAAGGAATTGACAATTTGGTTAATGAAATTAGTGAATTCAAAGATTTTAAAGAATCAGCGGAACGTTTATTTTTGATCCAAAAATTGGAAGATCACGATTGGAATATTTCCAAAACAGCCAAGGCTATTGATATCCAGCGTAGTCACATGTACACCAAGATGAAAAAGTACGATATCAACAGATAG